In a single window of the Polynucleobacter sp. MWH-UH24A genome:
- the fusA gene encoding elongation factor G, which translates to MARKTPIERYRNIGISAHIDAGKTTTTERVLFYTGVNHKIGEVHDGAATMDWMEQEQERGITITSAATTAFWKGMAGNYPEHRINIIDTPGHVDFTIEVERSMRVLDGACMVYCAVGGVQPQSETVWRQANKYRVPRLAFVNKMDRTGANFFKVYDQMKARLKANPIPIQVPIGAEENFQGVIDLIKMKAIIWDDASQGTKFTYGDIPAELKEIAEEWREKMLEAAAESSEEMMDKYLGGETLTEEDIKKALRHRTIAGEIVPMLCGSAFKNKGVQAMLDAVVDFLPSPVDIPPVKGEKEDGSETSRKASDDEKFSALAFKIMTDPFVGQLIFFRVYSGVVNSGDTIYNPIKGKKERIGRLLQMHANQREEIKEVRAGDIAAAVGLKEATTGETLCDPDNILILERMVFPEPVISQAVEPKTKADQEKMGLALNRLAQEDPSFRVKTDEESGQTIISGMGELHLEIIVDRMKREFGVEATVGKPQVAYRETIRKVCDEIEGKFVKQSGGRGQYGHVVLKLEPQDPGKGFEFVDAIKGGVVPREYIPAVEKGIVETLNAGVLAGYPVVDVKATLFFGSYHDVDSNENAFKMAASMAFKDGMRKATPVLLEPMMAVEVETPEDFMGNVMGDLSSRRGIMQGMDDIPGGGKIVRAEVPLAEMFGYSTGLRSLTQGRATYTMEFKHYSEAPKNVADAVIAAKAK; encoded by the coding sequence GTGGCACGTAAAACCCCCATTGAGCGCTATCGAAATATTGGTATCTCTGCACACATTGATGCTGGCAAAACAACGACGACAGAACGCGTGTTGTTTTATACCGGCGTAAATCACAAAATCGGCGAAGTTCATGATGGCGCTGCCACGATGGACTGGATGGAACAAGAGCAAGAGCGTGGAATTACCATCACCTCAGCAGCGACAACTGCCTTCTGGAAAGGCATGGCTGGTAATTATCCAGAGCATCGCATCAATATCATTGACACACCAGGTCACGTTGACTTCACGATCGAAGTAGAGCGCTCAATGCGTGTATTGGATGGCGCTTGCATGGTTTACTGCGCGGTGGGCGGAGTTCAGCCCCAATCCGAAACCGTTTGGCGTCAAGCAAACAAATACAGAGTGCCTCGATTGGCCTTTGTGAACAAAATGGATCGTACTGGCGCGAATTTCTTCAAGGTCTATGACCAAATGAAAGCTCGCCTTAAGGCGAACCCAATTCCAATCCAAGTTCCAATTGGTGCTGAGGAAAATTTCCAAGGCGTTATTGACTTGATCAAGATGAAGGCCATTATTTGGGATGACGCCTCTCAGGGAACTAAATTTACATACGGTGACATCCCTGCAGAACTAAAAGAAATTGCAGAAGAGTGGCGCGAGAAAATGCTCGAGGCTGCGGCTGAGAGCTCTGAGGAAATGATGGACAAATACCTTGGCGGTGAAACGCTCACCGAAGAGGATATTAAAAAAGCGTTGCGCCATCGCACCATTGCTGGAGAAATCGTGCCAATGCTTTGTGGCAGCGCCTTTAAGAATAAAGGTGTTCAAGCCATGCTGGACGCAGTAGTTGATTTCTTGCCATCACCCGTTGATATTCCCCCGGTCAAAGGCGAAAAAGAAGACGGAAGCGAAACAAGCCGTAAAGCAAGTGATGATGAAAAGTTCTCGGCACTCGCATTTAAGATCATGACTGACCCATTTGTTGGCCAGTTAATTTTCTTCCGCGTGTACTCTGGAGTTGTAAATTCTGGCGATACCATTTACAACCCGATTAAGGGCAAGAAGGAGCGTATTGGTCGTCTGCTTCAGATGCATGCTAATCAGCGCGAAGAAATTAAAGAAGTTCGCGCTGGCGACATCGCTGCCGCGGTTGGTTTGAAGGAAGCTACCACTGGCGAAACCCTTTGCGATCCAGACAACATTTTGATCTTAGAGCGCATGGTGTTCCCAGAGCCAGTGATTTCTCAGGCTGTTGAGCCCAAAACTAAAGCTGACCAAGAAAAGATGGGCTTAGCTCTGAATCGCCTTGCACAAGAGGACCCATCGTTCCGCGTGAAGACCGATGAAGAATCTGGCCAGACCATTATTTCTGGGATGGGCGAGTTGCACCTTGAGATTATTGTTGATCGTATGAAGCGCGAGTTCGGCGTTGAGGCAACGGTTGGTAAACCACAAGTTGCTTATCGCGAGACCATTCGTAAGGTGTGCGATGAAATCGAAGGCAAGTTTGTTAAGCAATCTGGTGGCCGCGGTCAATATGGACACGTGGTATTAAAACTGGAGCCACAAGATCCAGGTAAGGGTTTTGAGTTTGTCGATGCAATCAAAGGCGGTGTCGTTCCTCGTGAATACATTCCTGCCGTTGAAAAGGGAATCGTTGAAACACTCAATGCCGGAGTACTAGCTGGCTACCCAGTGGTTGACGTAAAGGCAACCCTGTTCTTTGGTTCCTATCACGATGTTGACTCGAATGAGAATGCATTCAAGATGGCGGCGTCGATGGCGTTCAAAGATGGAATGCGTAAAGCAACTCCAGTACTGCTTGAGCCAATGATGGCAGTAGAAGTTGAGACCCCCGAAGACTTCATGGGTAACGTGATGGGTGATTTATCCTCACGCCGTGGAATTATGCAAGGCATGGATGACATTCCTGGTGGCGGCAAGATTGTGCGCGCCGAGGTTCCCCTCGCAGAAATGTTTGGGTACTCAACCGGCTTGCGCTCATTAACGCAAGGTCGCGCGACCTACACCATGGAATTTAAGCATTATTCAGAAGCACCAAAGAACGTCGCTGACGCTGTCATTGCAGCAAAAGCAAAGTAA
- the tuf gene encoding elongation factor Tu, producing MAKEKFERTKPHVNVGTIGHVDHGKTTLTAAITTVLSKLFGGEAKAYDQIDAAPEEKARGITINTAHVEYETKNRHYAHVDCPGHADYVKNMITGAAQMDGAILVVSAADGPMPQTREHILLARQVGVPYIIVFMNKCDMVDDAELLELVEMEVRELLSKYEFPGDDTPIVKGSAKLALEGDKGELGEGAIMKLAEALDSYIPNPERAIDGAFLMPVEDVFSISGRGTVVTGRVERGIVKVGEEIEIVGIKPTLKTTCTGVEMFRKLLDQGQAGDNVGILLRGTKREEVERGQVLAKPGSITPHTHFTAEVYVLSKDEGGRHTPFFNNYRPQFYFRTTDVTGSIELPKDKEMVMPGDNVTITVKLIAPIAMEEGLRFAIREGGRTVGAGVVAKILA from the coding sequence ATGGCAAAAGAAAAATTTGAACGGACTAAACCCCATGTGAACGTTGGCACCATTGGTCACGTCGACCACGGTAAGACCACGCTCACCGCAGCAATTACCACCGTGCTCTCTAAGCTCTTTGGTGGCGAAGCCAAAGCGTACGATCAGATCGATGCGGCTCCCGAAGAGAAGGCCCGTGGTATTACGATTAATACTGCCCACGTTGAGTACGAGACCAAGAACCGTCACTACGCGCACGTCGATTGCCCAGGCCATGCCGACTACGTGAAGAACATGATTACCGGTGCAGCGCAGATGGACGGCGCCATTTTGGTGGTCTCGGCCGCTGACGGCCCCATGCCCCAAACCCGTGAGCACATCCTCTTGGCTCGCCAAGTGGGCGTGCCTTACATCATCGTGTTTATGAACAAATGCGATATGGTGGACGACGCTGAACTCTTAGAACTCGTGGAGATGGAAGTGCGTGAGCTGCTCTCCAAGTACGAGTTCCCAGGCGACGATACCCCGATCGTCAAGGGCTCTGCCAAGCTTGCCTTAGAAGGCGACAAGGGTGAGCTCGGTGAAGGCGCGATCATGAAGCTTGCCGAAGCCTTAGACAGCTATATCCCCAATCCCGAGCGCGCGATTGATGGCGCGTTCTTGATGCCAGTCGAAGACGTGTTCTCGATCTCTGGTCGTGGCACCGTGGTGACCGGTCGTGTCGAGCGCGGGATTGTGAAAGTCGGTGAAGAGATTGAGATCGTGGGCATTAAGCCAACACTGAAGACCACCTGTACTGGCGTGGAGATGTTCCGTAAACTGCTCGATCAAGGTCAAGCCGGCGACAACGTTGGTATTCTTTTGCGCGGTACCAAGCGCGAAGAAGTCGAGCGTGGCCAAGTATTAGCCAAGCCGGGCTCGATTACTCCCCACACCCACTTTACCGCCGAGGTTTATGTGTTGTCCAAAGATGAGGGCGGTCGTCATACCCCCTTCTTTAACAACTACCGTCCTCAGTTTTACTTCCGTACCACCGATGTCACCGGCTCGATTGAGTTGCCAAAAGACAAAGAAATGGTGATGCCTGGCGATAACGTCACCATCACCGTGAAGCTCATTGCCCCCATCGCCATGGAAGAGGGCTTGCGCTTTGCGATCCGTGAAGGCGGTCGTACCGTCGGTGCGGGCGTGGTTGCGAAGATTTTGGCTTAA
- the rpsJ gene encoding 30S ribosomal protein S10 yields MQNQKIRIRLKAFDYRLIDQSAAEIVDTAKRTGAVVKGPIPLPTRIERFDLLRSPHVNKTSRDQMEIRTHLRLMDIVDPTEKTVDALMKLDLPAGVDVEIKLQ; encoded by the coding sequence ATGCAAAACCAGAAAATTAGAATTCGTTTAAAGGCGTTTGATTATCGATTGATCGATCAATCTGCTGCTGAGATTGTGGATACTGCAAAGCGGACTGGTGCCGTTGTCAAGGGTCCAATCCCTTTGCCAACCCGCATTGAGCGCTTTGATTTGTTACGTTCTCCTCATGTGAACAAGACTTCACGTGACCAGATGGAGATTCGTACGCACCTTCGTTTGATGGACATTGTCGATCCAACCGAGAAAACGGTAGACGCCCTCATGAAGTTGGATTTGCCAGCCGGTGTAGATGTTGAAATCAAGCTTCAGTAA
- the rplC gene encoding 50S ribosomal protein L3: protein MSLGLIGRKVGMTRLFTDEGEAIPVTVIDVSDNRVAQVKTQATDGYDAVQLAHGTRRASRVTKAMAGHFAKAGVMAGNALNEFHVDAEKLAEMKPGQVVGVDVFAAGQKVDVQGVTIGKGYAGTIKRYHFASGRASHGNSRSHNVPGSIGMAQDPGRVFPGKRMTGHLGDVTRTVQNLVIARIDAERNLIMVKGAVPGAPGGKVLVTPAVKAAAKK from the coding sequence ATGAGCTTAGGCTTGATCGGCCGTAAGGTCGGCATGACCCGTCTGTTTACGGATGAAGGGGAAGCAATACCTGTCACCGTGATTGATGTGAGCGATAACCGGGTTGCTCAAGTAAAAACCCAAGCAACGGATGGCTACGATGCCGTTCAGTTGGCTCACGGAACACGCCGCGCTAGCCGCGTTACCAAGGCGATGGCCGGACACTTTGCAAAAGCAGGTGTGATGGCTGGCAATGCCTTAAATGAATTCCATGTTGATGCTGAAAAATTGGCCGAGATGAAGCCTGGTCAAGTTGTTGGCGTTGATGTTTTTGCTGCTGGTCAAAAAGTGGATGTGCAAGGCGTAACGATCGGTAAGGGCTACGCTGGAACGATTAAGCGCTACCACTTCGCCTCTGGTCGTGCGAGTCATGGTAACTCCCGTTCACACAATGTTCCAGGCTCTATTGGTATGGCGCAAGATCCAGGCCGCGTTTTTCCTGGTAAGCGCATGACCGGTCATTTGGGTGATGTAACCCGTACGGTTCAAAATCTCGTGATTGCTCGCATTGATGCGGAGCGCAATCTAATTATGGTCAAGGGCGCCGTTCCCGGTGCTCCTGGTGGAAAAGTACTTGTGACCCCAGCTGTTAAAGCTGCGGCAAAGAAATAA
- the rplD gene encoding 50S ribosomal protein L4 codes for MELKLLQDNGQLGAGVQASPEVFEREYNEALVHQIVVAYQANARSGNRAQKDREQVKHSTKKPWRQKGTGRARAGMSSSPLWRGGGRIFPNSPEENFSHKVNKKMYRAGMRSILSQLAREGRLNVVDQFNLDAPKTKLLAEKVKGMGLESVLIILDEVSENLYLASRNLHKVAVVEPQHADPLSLVQFQKVLVSKAAIAKMEELLK; via the coding sequence ATGGAACTCAAGCTTCTCCAAGATAACGGTCAACTAGGCGCTGGTGTACAAGCCTCACCCGAAGTATTTGAGCGTGAGTACAACGAGGCACTGGTTCATCAAATCGTAGTTGCTTATCAAGCGAATGCACGTAGCGGTAATCGTGCCCAAAAAGATCGTGAACAGGTTAAGCACAGCACGAAAAAACCATGGCGCCAAAAAGGCACTGGTCGCGCTCGTGCTGGTATGAGCTCCTCGCCATTGTGGCGCGGAGGCGGTCGGATATTCCCGAACTCTCCAGAAGAAAATTTTTCGCACAAGGTCAACAAGAAAATGTATCGCGCTGGTATGCGCTCTATCCTTTCTCAGTTGGCACGGGAAGGTCGTTTAAATGTGGTTGATCAATTCAATCTAGACGCGCCTAAGACAAAACTATTGGCTGAAAAAGTAAAGGGTATGGGTCTTGAGTCCGTACTAATTATTTTGGATGAAGTTAGTGAGAATCTTTATCTTGCTTCTCGTAATTTGCATAAAGTTGCTGTGGTTGAACCTCAACATGCGGATCCTTTGTCATTAGTTCAGTTTCAAAAAGTATTGGTGAGCAAAGCAGCGATCGCCAAGATGGAGGAGTTGCTGAAATGA
- the rplW gene encoding 50S ribosomal protein L23, translated as MSQIRKNDHRLMQILLGPIVSEKATMVAEKNEQVIFQVARDANKLDIKQAVELLFKVEVESVQIVNQKGKPKRFGRFEGRRDHAKKAYVNLKPGQEINFEAEAN; from the coding sequence ATGAGCCAAATACGTAAAAACGATCATCGTCTCATGCAAATTTTGCTTGGACCTATTGTTTCTGAGAAAGCGACGATGGTTGCCGAAAAGAACGAGCAGGTGATTTTTCAGGTTGCGCGCGATGCAAATAAGCTTGATATAAAACAGGCCGTTGAATTGCTTTTCAAGGTCGAAGTGGAGTCTGTGCAAATCGTTAATCAAAAAGGTAAGCCAAAGCGCTTTGGCCGATTTGAGGGACGACGCGATCATGCAAAGAAAGCCTATGTCAATCTGAAGCCTGGTCAAGAAATTAACTTTGAAGCGGAGGCAAATTAA
- the rplB gene encoding 50S ribosomal protein L2, which translates to MPLMKTKPTSPGRRSMVKVVNPDLHKGKPFAALVEPQFQKAGRNNNGHITTRHKGGGHKHHYRMVDFKRNDKDGIAAKVERLEYDPNRSANIALLVFADGERRYIIASKGMTVGQQVMNGAEAPIKAGNNLPIRNIPIGSTIHCVEMLPGKGAQIARSAGSSAVLLAREGVYGQVRLRSGEVRRILIDCRATIGEVGNEEHSLRQIGKAGATRWRGIRPTVRGVAMNPIDHPHGGGEGRTGEGRVPVSPWGTPTKGYRTRRNKRTTTMIVQRRQKR; encoded by the coding sequence ATGCCGCTTATGAAAACTAAACCGACCTCACCAGGTCGTCGTTCAATGGTCAAGGTGGTCAATCCTGATCTGCACAAAGGCAAGCCTTTCGCAGCCTTGGTTGAGCCACAATTCCAAAAAGCTGGTCGTAACAATAATGGCCACATTACGACACGTCACAAAGGCGGTGGTCACAAGCATCACTACCGCATGGTCGACTTTAAGCGCAACGATAAGGATGGTATCGCTGCTAAGGTTGAGCGCCTAGAATACGATCCTAACCGTAGCGCTAATATTGCGCTTCTGGTCTTTGCCGACGGTGAGCGTCGCTACATCATTGCCTCAAAGGGAATGACTGTTGGTCAGCAAGTGATGAACGGTGCCGAGGCTCCGATCAAAGCAGGAAATAATTTACCAATTCGGAATATTCCAATTGGTAGCACGATCCATTGTGTTGAGATGTTGCCTGGAAAGGGTGCGCAAATCGCTCGTTCTGCCGGTAGCTCAGCAGTGTTGTTGGCCCGCGAAGGTGTGTATGGCCAGGTTCGTTTGCGCTCCGGAGAAGTACGCCGTATTTTGATCGATTGCCGAGCCACGATTGGTGAAGTAGGCAATGAAGAGCATAGTTTGCGTCAGATTGGTAAAGCAGGTGCAACCCGTTGGCGCGGTATTCGTCCAACAGTGCGTGGTGTAGCCATGAACCCAATCGATCACCCTCATGGTGGTGGCGAAGGACGAACTGGCGAAGGCCGTGTACCCGTCTCTCCATGGGGAACCCCAACGAAGGGCTATCGTACCCGTCGCAATAAACGTACAACGACCATGATTGTTCAGCGTCGTCAAAAGCGTTAA
- the rpsS gene encoding 30S ribosomal protein S19: MTRSAKKGPFCDASLVKKVETAQANKDKKPIKTWSRRSTILPDFIGLTIAVHNGKQHVPVYVSENMVGHKLGEFALTRTFKGHSADKKVVKK, from the coding sequence ATGACTCGTTCTGCGAAAAAAGGCCCTTTCTGCGATGCCAGCCTTGTGAAAAAGGTTGAGACCGCTCAGGCCAATAAAGATAAGAAGCCAATTAAGACATGGTCGCGTCGTTCGACCATTCTTCCTGACTTCATTGGATTAACAATCGCTGTTCACAACGGTAAACAGCATGTTCCAGTTTATGTTTCTGAAAACATGGTTGGACACAAGCTTGGTGAGTTTGCTTTGACGCGCACGTTCAAAGGACACTCTGCCGACAAGAAAGTAGTGAAGAAGTAA
- the rplV gene encoding 50S ribosomal protein L22, whose product MMEVKAIHRGARISAQKTRLVADQIRGLPISRAMNILNFSPKKAAFIMKKVVESAIANAEHNKGADIDELKVSAVIVDKATSLKRFTARAKGRGNRIEKQSCHISVTLSN is encoded by the coding sequence ATGATGGAAGTTAAAGCTATTCACCGCGGCGCACGAATTTCTGCCCAAAAAACACGTTTAGTGGCAGATCAAATTCGAGGCTTGCCGATTTCACGCGCTATGAACATTTTGAATTTCAGCCCCAAAAAAGCTGCTTTCATTATGAAGAAGGTGGTTGAGTCCGCTATAGCCAATGCTGAGCACAATAAAGGTGCTGACATTGATGAGCTCAAAGTGTCCGCCGTGATTGTTGACAAAGCAACATCATTAAAGCGTTTTACTGCTCGAGCCAAAGGCCGCGGTAACCGCATTGAGAAACAAAGTTGTCACATTAGCGTGACCCTGAGTAATTAA
- the rpsC gene encoding 30S ribosomal protein S3, protein MGQKINPNGFRLSVSRNWTSRWYANSNDFANMLKEDVEVRNYLKKKLKNASVSKVLIERPAKNARITIFSSRPGVVIGKKGEDIEVLRKELQKRMGVPVHVNIEEIRKPEVDAQLIADSITQQLEKRIMFRRAMKRAMQSAMRLGAQGIKIMSSGRLNGAEIARREWYREGRVPLHTLKADIDYATSEAETTYGIIGVKVWVYKGDTLGRGADAQLTQNTAPEAPVAEEKKPRRAPAKTVRRAAGADSSAKPSEEKPAVKPTVKRVRKAAASTETKKAGE, encoded by the coding sequence ATGGGCCAAAAAATTAATCCAAATGGATTTCGTCTATCGGTAAGCCGTAACTGGACATCCCGTTGGTATGCCAATAGCAATGATTTTGCCAACATGCTTAAAGAGGATGTTGAGGTACGCAATTACTTGAAGAAGAAGCTAAAGAATGCTTCTGTTAGTAAAGTATTGATTGAGCGTCCTGCTAAGAATGCACGAATCACTATTTTTAGTTCGCGTCCTGGCGTCGTAATTGGCAAGAAAGGCGAAGATATTGAAGTTCTCCGCAAAGAACTGCAAAAGCGCATGGGTGTGCCTGTTCATGTCAATATTGAAGAGATTCGTAAGCCTGAAGTCGATGCCCAGTTGATTGCAGACTCAATCACTCAACAGCTTGAAAAACGCATCATGTTCCGTCGTGCCATGAAGCGTGCGATGCAAAGTGCAATGCGTCTTGGTGCTCAGGGCATCAAGATTATGTCCTCTGGTCGCTTGAATGGTGCTGAAATTGCCCGTCGCGAATGGTATCGCGAAGGTCGCGTTCCACTCCATACCCTAAAGGCTGATATTGATTACGCCACATCAGAGGCAGAAACAACATACGGCATTATTGGCGTCAAGGTTTGGGTTTACAAAGGCGACACCTTGGGTCGTGGCGCAGATGCGCAATTGACTCAAAATACAGCACCAGAGGCCCCTGTAGCCGAGGAGAAAAAACCACGTCGTGCACCTGCTAAGACTGTGCGTCGTGCAGCCGGCGCTGATTCGTCAGCCAAGCCCAGTGAAGAGAAGCCAGCGGTGAAGCCCACTGTAAAGCGGGTTCGTAAAGCGGCTGCTAGCACCGAAACGAAAAAGGCAGGAGAGTAA
- the rplP gene encoding 50S ribosomal protein L16, translating into MLQPKRRKYRKEQKGRNTGVATRGSSVAFGDFGLKAVGRGRLTARQIESARRAMTRHIKRGGRIWIRIFPDKPISQKPAEVRMGNGKGNPEYYVAEIQPGKVLYEMDGVDETLAREAFRLAASKLPIQTTFVIRQIGA; encoded by the coding sequence ATGCTGCAACCAAAGCGTCGCAAATATCGTAAAGAACAAAAAGGTCGTAATACCGGTGTTGCCACACGCGGTAGTTCAGTTGCCTTCGGAGATTTTGGTCTGAAGGCAGTTGGCCGTGGTCGTTTAACGGCACGTCAAATTGAGTCTGCACGACGCGCAATGACCCGCCATATTAAGCGCGGCGGAAGAATCTGGATTCGGATTTTCCCAGACAAGCCAATTTCCCAAAAGCCTGCTGAAGTGCGTATGGGTAACGGAAAAGGTAACCCAGAATACTACGTAGCCGAGATTCAGCCGGGTAAGGTTCTTTATGAGATGGACGGTGTTGATGAAACTCTAGCGAGAGAGGCATTCCGTCTGGCCGCATCCAAGTTGCCCATTCAAACAACCTTTGTGATTCGTCAAATCGGCGCTTAA
- the rpmC gene encoding 50S ribosomal protein L29: MKSKELQSKDLGALNQELSELLKTHFKLRMQKATQQLQNTSQLGQVKRDIARVKTFITQKTIQK; the protein is encoded by the coding sequence ATGAAAAGCAAAGAACTCCAAAGCAAAGATTTAGGTGCTCTTAATCAAGAGTTGTCTGAATTGCTAAAAACCCATTTCAAGCTGCGTATGCAAAAAGCAACTCAGCAACTTCAAAATACTAGTCAATTGGGACAGGTAAAGCGTGACATTGCTCGCGTTAAAACCTTTATCACCCAAAAGACTATTCAGAAATAA
- the rpsQ gene encoding 30S ribosomal protein S17, with product MTEISKPLRRTLVGRVVSDKMQKTVTVQVERQVKHPVIGKYVGKSKKYHAHDETNQYKMGDTVEITEGKPMAKTKAWVVTRLVEASKGI from the coding sequence ATGACAGAAATCTCCAAACCCTTGCGCCGCACCTTGGTTGGTCGTGTCGTTAGCGACAAGATGCAAAAAACCGTGACTGTTCAAGTTGAGCGTCAGGTGAAGCATCCTGTAATTGGCAAATACGTTGGTAAGTCAAAAAAGTATCACGCACACGATGAGACCAATCAGTACAAGATGGGCGACACCGTGGAAATTACTGAAGGCAAGCCAATGGCTAAAACGAAGGCCTGGGTAGTAACCCGCCTGGTTGAGGCTTCCAAAGGGATTTAA
- the rplN gene encoding 50S ribosomal protein L14 yields MIQTESRLQVADNTGASEVLCIKVLGGSKRRYANIGDVIKVSVKAAAPRGRVKKGDIYNAVVVRTAKGVRRPDGSLIKFDENAAVLLNAKLEPIGTRIFGPVTRELRTERFMKIVSLAPEVI; encoded by the coding sequence ATGATTCAGACTGAAAGCAGGTTGCAAGTCGCCGATAACACTGGCGCGAGCGAAGTTTTGTGCATCAAAGTATTGGGCGGCTCAAAGCGCCGTTATGCCAACATTGGTGATGTCATTAAGGTTAGCGTAAAAGCTGCCGCTCCTCGTGGTCGAGTTAAAAAAGGCGATATTTATAACGCAGTAGTTGTTCGGACTGCGAAAGGCGTTCGTCGTCCAGACGGCTCTTTAATTAAATTTGATGAGAACGCTGCTGTTTTGCTAAATGCAAAGCTTGAGCCGATTGGTACTCGTATTTTTGGACCAGTCACGCGTGAGCTGCGTACAGAGCGTTTCATGAAGATCGTTTCTCTTGCCCCAGAAGTTATTTAA
- the rplX gene encoding 50S ribosomal protein L24, with protein MKKIRKGDSVIVITGRDKGKKGTVTGILENKFVVEGVNIYKKNVKPNPNDGTTGGTVDKTMPIAASNIALVDANGKPSRVGIKLVDGKKVRYLKTTGATLSA; from the coding sequence ATGAAAAAGATTCGTAAAGGCGACTCCGTGATTGTTATTACTGGGCGTGATAAGGGAAAAAAAGGAACGGTTACCGGAATTCTCGAAAACAAATTTGTGGTTGAGGGCGTGAACATTTACAAAAAGAACGTGAAGCCCAATCCCAACGATGGAACCACTGGCGGAACGGTAGATAAGACCATGCCAATCGCCGCTTCGAATATTGCATTAGTAGATGCAAACGGAAAGCCATCCCGTGTTGGCATTAAGTTAGTTGATGGCAAAAAAGTGCGTTATTTAAAAACCACTGGCGCGACGTTAAGCGCTTAA
- the rplE gene encoding 50S ribosomal protein L5 — MSTRLQEHYKNTVVTNLMQQFGYKSVMEVPRITKITLNMGLGEAVNDKKVIEHAVGDLTKVAGQKPVITKARKAIAGFKIRQGYPIGAMVTLRGTRMYEFLDRFITVSLPRVRDFRGISGKAFDGRGNYNIGVKEQIIFPEIEYDKIDALRGLNISITTTAKTDEEAKALLAAFKFPFRN; from the coding sequence ATGAGCACCCGTTTACAAGAGCATTACAAAAATACAGTTGTTACAAACTTGATGCAGCAGTTTGGCTACAAGTCTGTGATGGAGGTCCCTCGCATTACCAAAATTACCCTCAACATGGGTTTAGGTGAGGCCGTGAATGACAAAAAAGTAATCGAACACGCGGTTGGTGATCTAACCAAAGTTGCTGGTCAAAAACCAGTTATCACGAAGGCGCGTAAAGCGATTGCGGGATTTAAGATTCGCCAAGGCTACCCTATCGGTGCGATGGTTACTCTGCGAGGTACTCGCATGTATGAATTTTTAGATCGTTTTATTACGGTTTCTTTGCCACGTGTTCGCGATTTCCGCGGAATCTCTGGCAAAGCGTTTGATGGCCGTGGTAATTACAACATTGGCGTTAAAGAGCAGATTATTTTCCCTGAGATTGAGTACGACAAAATCGATGCATTGCGTGGTCTCAATATCAGTATTACAACCACCGCTAAAACCGATGAAGAAGCTAAAGCATTGTTAGCGGCGTTTAAATTTCCATTTCGCAATTAA
- the rpsN gene encoding 30S ribosomal protein S14, producing the protein MAKLSLIEREKKRAKLVAKYTHKRAELKSIINDTSRSDEERYEARLKLQSLPRNASPIRQRNRCSLTGRPRGTFRKFGLARGKIREIAFRGEIPGLTKASW; encoded by the coding sequence GTGGCAAAACTATCTTTAATTGAGCGTGAGAAAAAACGCGCTAAGTTGGTTGCAAAATATACGCATAAGCGCGCTGAGCTTAAGTCGATCATTAATGACACAAGCCGTAGCGATGAAGAGCGCTATGAGGCCCGTTTGAAGCTGCAATCACTGCCGCGCAATGCGAGCCCTATTCGTCAACGTAATCGTTGTTCATTAACCGGTCGTCCACGTGGCACCTTCCGCAAATTTGGTTTAGCGCGCGGCAAGATCCGTGAGATTGCTTTCCGTGGTGAGATCCCCGGTTTAACCAAGGCCAGCTGGTAA